A single genomic interval of Planctomycetota bacterium harbors:
- a CDS encoding 3-isopropylmalate dehydrogenase, which yields MAYRIAVIPGDGTGPEVVAEGLKVLRAVAAARGIQYETVHYDLGGERYLRTGEVLPDSVLKELRSFDAIYLGALGHPKVPPGVLERGLLLTLRFELQQYVNLRPVKLYPGVDCPIKGKEPKDVDFVVVRENNEGLYTGAGGVLRKGTPEEVATQISVNTRAGVERCIRYAFEYTQRRGRQRTVRVEAADLVSVSPGAPGQMVEFVHRERGRMRATLVQRDATGAQFEVRGMLTLCGKTNVLTFEQDLWWRTFHEVGAADFPDVFRDYAHVDATCMWMVKNPEFFDVIVTNNMFGDIITDLGAMVQGGLGVAAGGNINPNGVSMFEPMGGSAPKYTGKNVINPIAAIGAVGMMLDTLGEHAAAAAVDAAIAATTPKMKSMAAGRMGFSTTEVGDLIAAAIA from the coding sequence ATGGCCTATCGGATCGCGGTCATCCCCGGCGACGGGACCGGCCCTGAGGTGGTCGCCGAGGGGCTCAAGGTGCTTCGGGCGGTCGCGGCCGCCAGGGGCATCCAGTATGAGACGGTGCACTACGACCTTGGCGGCGAGCGGTACCTGCGGACCGGGGAGGTGCTGCCAGACTCGGTGCTCAAGGAGTTACGCTCGTTCGACGCCATCTACCTGGGCGCGCTGGGGCACCCCAAGGTGCCCCCGGGCGTTCTCGAGCGTGGCCTGCTCCTCACGCTGCGCTTCGAGCTGCAGCAGTATGTGAACCTGCGCCCCGTGAAGCTCTATCCCGGCGTGGACTGCCCGATCAAGGGCAAGGAGCCGAAGGACGTGGACTTCGTGGTGGTGCGCGAGAACAACGAGGGCCTGTACACGGGCGCCGGCGGCGTGCTGCGCAAGGGTACACCCGAGGAGGTGGCCACGCAGATTTCGGTGAACACCCGCGCCGGCGTCGAGCGCTGCATCCGCTACGCCTTCGAGTACACGCAGCGCCGCGGCCGCCAGCGCACCGTGCGGGTCGAGGCCGCCGACCTCGTGTCGGTGAGCCCGGGCGCGCCCGGCCAGATGGTCGAGTTCGTCCACCGCGAGCGCGGCAGGATGCGCGCGACCCTCGTCCAGCGCGACGCCACCGGCGCGCAATTCGAAGTCCGCGGCATGCTCACCCTGTGCGGCAAGACCAACGTGCTGACCTTCGAGCAGGACCTCTGGTGGCGCACGTTCCACGAGGTGGGCGCCGCCGACTTCCCCGACGTCTTCCGCGACTACGCGCACGTGGACGCCACGTGCATGTGGATGGTCAAGAACCCCGAGTTCTTCGACGTCATCGTGACCAACAACATGTTTGGCGACATCATCACCGACCTCGGCGCCATGGTCCAGGGCGGCCTGGGCGTCGCCGCCGGCGGCAACATCAATCCCAACGGCGTCTCGATGTTCGAGCCGATGGGCGGTTCCGCGCCCAAGTACACGGGCAAGAACGTCATCAACCCCATCGCCGCCATCGGCGCGGTGGGAATGATGCTCGACACCCTCGGCGAGCACGCCGCCGCTGCCGCCGTGGACGCCGCCATCGCGGCCACCACGCCCAAGATGAAGAGCATGGCCGCAGGCCGCATGGGCTTCAGCACCACCGAGGTCGGCGACCTCATCGCCGCCGCCATCGCTTGA
- a CDS encoding nuclear transport factor 2 family protein, whose translation MKKLLLAAGVLAALGAAAWLMMQWLTTDEQRVRRAVGRLVGRLEARDPAGFCQLLTEDYQDANGYDRLSMRVLLTRGLMHLARVDVQVDALEVAVAGDEATAEFTAYAVAEAREPGQQPPWRHQTLVRLRLRRVEGEWRVRHAEYALPEIVRRGGL comes from the coding sequence ATGAAGAAGCTGTTGCTGGCCGCCGGCGTTCTGGCAGCGTTGGGTGCGGCCGCCTGGCTGATGATGCAGTGGCTCACGACCGACGAACAGCGGGTGAGGCGGGCGGTGGGCCGCCTCGTGGGGCGGCTCGAGGCGCGCGACCCCGCAGGCTTCTGCCAGCTCCTCACCGAGGATTACCAGGACGCCAACGGCTACGACCGCCTCTCGATGCGTGTGCTGCTCACGAGGGGCCTGATGCATCTGGCCCGCGTGGACGTTCAGGTGGACGCGCTGGAGGTGGCGGTGGCGGGGGATGAGGCGACCGCCGAGTTCACCGCCTACGCCGTGGCCGAGGCTCGCGAGCCTGGCCAGCAGCCGCCCTGGCGGCACCAGACGCTTGTGCGCCTCCGCCTGCGCCGCGTGGAAGGCGAGTGGCGCGTGCGCCACGCGGAGTACGCCCTGCCGGAGATCGTGCGCCGAGGAGGCCTCTGA
- the queC gene encoding 7-cyano-7-deazaguanine synthase QueC translates to MEKAAVPERPGAVVLASGGMDSCVLVALARQEHEVAMLHANYGQRTVAREKRAFDAIADFYGVPAGRRLTVDLAYLAAIGGSCLTDPAIAVPKGQLDREGIPVSYVPFRNANLLAVATAWGEVLSATRIFFGAMEEDSSGYPDCRGVFIEAFNRVIAAGTRPETRLEVVAPLLHLSKADVVRLGTRLGAPFGLTWSCYERDDVACGRCDSCLLRLRGFREAGVPDPIAYANVL, encoded by the coding sequence ATGGAGAAGGCGGCCGTGCCCGAGCGTCCCGGCGCCGTGGTGCTGGCGAGCGGGGGAATGGATAGCTGCGTGCTCGTGGCCCTGGCGCGCCAGGAACACGAGGTGGCCATGCTCCACGCCAACTACGGCCAGCGCACCGTGGCGCGCGAGAAGCGGGCGTTCGATGCCATCGCCGATTTCTACGGCGTGCCCGCCGGGCGGCGCCTCACCGTGGATCTGGCGTACCTGGCTGCCATAGGCGGTTCGTGCCTGACCGACCCGGCCATTGCCGTGCCCAAGGGGCAGCTCGACCGCGAGGGGATCCCCGTCTCCTACGTGCCCTTCCGGAACGCCAACCTGCTCGCGGTGGCCACCGCCTGGGGCGAGGTGCTGAGCGCCACGCGCATCTTCTTCGGGGCCATGGAGGAGGACAGTTCGGGCTACCCCGATTGCCGCGGTGTGTTCATCGAGGCGTTCAACCGCGTGATCGCAGCGGGCACGCGCCCCGAGACGCGGCTCGAGGTGGTCGCGCCGCTGCTCCATCTGTCGAAGGCCGACGTGGTGCGGTTGGGCACTCGCTTGGGTGCGCCCTTCGGCCTCACCTGGTCGTGCTATGAACGCGATGACGTGGCGTGCGGCCGGTGCGATAGCTGCCTGCTGCGGCTGCGCGGCTTCCGCGAGGCGGGGGTTCCCGATCCTATTGCCTATGCCAATGTGCTATAA
- a CDS encoding PDZ domain-containing protein has translation MIRFARTCLTILVLSACVRAGAAAGAEGDGLEWRRRSLRQAAPQGYLAVATFEQTQKAPVSAVLSVAADAVELRADSGKWRIWASGRQVAQGDLDGEGLGAFYVKRTAGALLVGANGRWLFGCPAPRTERMPEVAVGTSPGLETKSFRIVAREQVRFADDFPDPVPKTGTWMPVRGQWALSSVTYFDKSANPAELAAIFDRLEDVASRGRSREYAVGIGVQLGAGLLPQIALVANDSPAERAGLVEGDLIREIDGVRVRSVAEATDRLQGEVGKPIALTIERNGAERKVELARAVVVWGKSKRQVPLPPFCEDSGALITTGYDFWTDYHFRAAVRTQASGGVGLVFAYLGPRDYHVFRWLSADKVLNHRGQWLLERVRGERRETLASRDGGFHAYDFFALAVDIEGDELGKVKVTCYVDSEAVLSAGDDSLVPGRIGLWAEAPGVACFDDVVVGDSAQGRTQSRRGTRNYSQLSDPTMRNWADSTYQWDYSGIQYWHKAPFLGDVSVGVPVPKNQKLGLTVSATARGAETGYTFILPEDDGPALLQRAGKTVAQEVRGNRDAKEAALAREGSRIVALLDGKPCLEFHDPQPLSGALVGVAGALPADVTVTSPNVFEDYFNGCPTDWHVLSGQWDVMNRWMCNPTWSFFGGRNDEGLLAIWSKRRLDGDCSVEADAGVMMMDRTGRYDNMRDVGLSLCAENRDLTSGYAVLFGAYQNERTILYRKGKQVASTGSSKGLLPTLRAYNRDELHSQHRGWFHLRLVKEGKSVRVYVWDYLALTYEDPDPLPGGHAAIWSVDNGLMVAKVRLAADRLGDPKPVLRAHPVFADAALTNDCGDGSARIVALGSEYEITHMMSGGPFAVALRPRVFSALDYPKLTFDIKLTPQAKVDLYFTCQKTQYRLPLSGPQGAAFQGITLPAPEGVKADGQWHRVTVDLLAALRERHSGDRLLMVWEPVLANYANEGYLMAGFGGNGTGATYWLRDIRFVPATQKTPQLSSSR, from the coding sequence GTGATCCGGTTCGCCCGAACCTGCCTGACGATTCTCGTTCTCAGTGCGTGTGTGCGCGCGGGGGCTGCCGCGGGAGCCGAGGGAGATGGCCTGGAATGGCGACGTCGGTCGCTGCGCCAGGCTGCGCCCCAGGGCTACCTTGCGGTGGCTACGTTCGAGCAGACGCAGAAGGCGCCCGTTTCCGCTGTGCTGTCCGTGGCGGCAGACGCCGTGGAACTGCGTGCGGATTCCGGAAAGTGGCGCATATGGGCAAGCGGCAGGCAGGTCGCGCAAGGCGATCTGGATGGCGAGGGGCTGGGCGCGTTCTATGTGAAGCGGACCGCGGGGGCTCTCCTGGTCGGGGCGAATGGCCGCTGGCTGTTCGGCTGCCCCGCCCCGAGGACCGAGCGGATGCCCGAGGTGGCCGTGGGGACATCGCCCGGCCTCGAGACCAAGTCGTTCCGCATCGTGGCCCGGGAGCAGGTGCGCTTCGCCGACGATTTCCCCGATCCCGTGCCGAAGACGGGCACCTGGATGCCCGTGCGAGGGCAATGGGCGCTGAGTTCGGTGACGTATTTCGACAAGAGCGCCAACCCCGCCGAGCTGGCGGCGATCTTCGACCGGCTTGAGGACGTGGCCTCGCGCGGCAGGAGCCGCGAGTACGCCGTGGGCATCGGCGTGCAGCTTGGGGCGGGCCTGTTGCCCCAGATCGCGCTGGTGGCCAACGACTCGCCGGCCGAGAGGGCGGGACTGGTCGAAGGCGACCTCATCCGCGAAATTGACGGGGTGCGCGTCCGCTCGGTCGCCGAGGCCACGGATCGCCTCCAGGGCGAGGTGGGGAAGCCGATCGCGTTGACCATCGAGCGCAATGGCGCGGAGCGCAAGGTCGAGCTGGCCCGCGCCGTCGTCGTGTGGGGCAAGAGCAAGCGCCAGGTGCCCCTCCCGCCGTTCTGCGAGGACAGCGGAGCCCTGATCACGACCGGGTATGACTTCTGGACCGACTACCATTTCCGCGCGGCGGTGCGCACCCAGGCGAGCGGAGGGGTGGGCCTGGTCTTCGCCTATCTTGGCCCGCGCGACTACCATGTGTTCCGATGGCTCAGCGCCGACAAGGTGCTCAACCACCGCGGCCAGTGGCTTCTCGAACGCGTGCGGGGCGAGCGCCGCGAGACGCTGGCCTCGCGCGACGGCGGATTCCATGCCTACGACTTCTTCGCCCTGGCCGTGGACATCGAGGGCGACGAACTGGGCAAGGTGAAGGTGACCTGCTACGTGGACAGTGAGGCGGTGCTTTCGGCGGGCGACGACTCGCTCGTGCCCGGCCGCATCGGCCTATGGGCCGAGGCCCCGGGCGTGGCCTGTTTCGATGACGTGGTGGTGGGCGATAGCGCACAGGGGCGCACCCAGAGCCGCCGGGGGACCAGGAACTACTCGCAGCTTTCCGACCCCACGATGCGGAACTGGGCCGACTCCACATACCAGTGGGACTACAGCGGGATCCAGTACTGGCACAAGGCCCCCTTCCTGGGGGATGTGAGCGTGGGGGTCCCCGTGCCGAAGAACCAGAAGCTGGGGCTCACCGTGTCAGCGACCGCGCGCGGGGCAGAGACGGGCTATACCTTCATCCTGCCCGAGGACGACGGCCCGGCCCTCCTCCAGCGCGCGGGCAAGACGGTGGCCCAGGAGGTGCGCGGCAACCGGGATGCCAAGGAGGCCGCCCTTGCGCGCGAAGGGAGCCGCATCGTGGCCCTGCTGGACGGCAAGCCGTGCCTCGAGTTCCATGACCCGCAGCCGCTATCCGGCGCCCTGGTGGGAGTCGCCGGCGCACTGCCCGCCGACGTGACCGTCACGTCCCCGAACGTTTTCGAGGACTACTTCAACGGTTGCCCGACCGACTGGCACGTGCTGAGCGGCCAGTGGGACGTGATGAACCGCTGGATGTGCAACCCGACCTGGTCGTTCTTCGGAGGCAGGAACGACGAGGGCCTACTGGCCATCTGGAGCAAGCGGCGACTCGACGGCGACTGCTCGGTGGAGGCCGATGCCGGCGTGATGATGATGGACCGGACCGGACGGTACGACAACATGCGCGATGTGGGGCTCAGCCTCTGCGCCGAGAACCGGGACCTCACGAGCGGCTATGCGGTCCTCTTCGGCGCCTACCAGAACGAGCGCACGATCCTCTATCGCAAGGGCAAGCAGGTGGCCTCCACGGGCAGTTCCAAGGGGCTGTTGCCCACCCTGCGCGCCTACAACCGCGATGAACTCCACAGCCAGCACCGCGGCTGGTTCCACCTGCGCCTCGTGAAGGAAGGGAAGAGCGTGCGGGTGTACGTGTGGGACTACCTTGCCCTCACCTACGAGGACCCAGACCCGCTGCCGGGCGGCCACGCGGCGATCTGGAGCGTGGATAACGGCCTCATGGTGGCCAAGGTGCGCTTGGCCGCCGATCGGCTGGGGGACCCAAAGCCCGTGCTGCGCGCACACCCTGTGTTTGCCGACGCCGCCTTGACAAACGACTGCGGCGACGGGAGCGCGCGGATCGTGGCCCTGGGCTCGGAGTACGAGATCACGCACATGATGTCCGGGGGCCCCTTCGCCGTGGCGCTCCGGCCCCGCGTGTTCTCAGCTCTCGACTACCCGAAGCTCACGTTTGATATCAAGCTGACGCCGCAGGCCAAAGTGGACCTCTACTTCACCTGCCAGAAGACCCAGTACCGCCTCCCGCTCAGCGGTCCGCAGGGGGCCGCGTTCCAGGGGATCACGCTGCCTGCCCCGGAGGGGGTGAAGGCGGATGGGCAGTGGCACCGCGTGACCGTGGACCTGCTTGCCGCGCTTCGTGAGCGTCACTCGGGCGACCGGCTGCTCATGGTGTGGGAACCCGTGCTGGCCAACTACGCCAACGAGGGCTACCTGATGGCGGGTTTCGGGGGCAATGGCACAGGGGCTACCTACTGGCTTCGCGATATCCGCTTCGTGCCCGCCACACAGAAGACGCCGCAACTCTCCTCCAGCCGTTGA
- the mnmG gene encoding tRNA uridine-5-carboxymethylaminomethyl(34) synthesis enzyme MnmG, with translation MTGSIGGGEVFDVIVVGAGHAGCEAAHIAARLGARTLLLTMNLDTIAKMSCNPAIGGLAKGQLVREIDALGGLMGRVTDQSGIQFKMLNLGRGPAVHSPRAQADRWLYSRTMKLALENLPNLWLRQASVCGLLVEGGRCVGVRDRMGVAYRARATVLTTGTFLNGMVHLGDIEVPAGRAGEPPAVGVSDDLRALGFEVERLTTNTPPRLHGGTIDYAVLQPQYGDRPPRPFSFSTREFQRPDIPCHVAHTNERTHEIVRASAHLSAEMSGRAAGAVPRYCPSIEAKVVRFPEKTSHQLFLEPEGEHTREVYANGLFNTLPPEAQVAMVRSIRGLERAEIVRFGYGIAYDFVPPYQLTPSLETQRLPGLFLGGQINGTSGYEEAAAQGLMAGLNAALAARGDGPLVLGRHEAYVGVLIDDLVTLSPREPYRMFTSRAEYRLLLRQDNADRRLMPHARRLGLCDDALWGELQAKERAIAEARAFLAARFHDGHSLVQWLRRPGMTLAGIERFAPEVAGLGLTDAAREQVEIEVKYEGYIERQKMEIERLRSMESRMIPDAFAYETLHELSAEARDKLTRLRPATLGQAARIAGVSPADVALLMVHVERACRAEGGAR, from the coding sequence ATGACGGGTTCGATCGGTGGAGGGGAAGTGTTCGACGTGATCGTCGTGGGGGCGGGCCACGCGGGCTGCGAGGCCGCGCACATCGCCGCGCGCCTCGGCGCCCGCACACTGCTGCTCACGATGAACCTGGACACCATCGCCAAGATGTCCTGCAACCCCGCCATCGGAGGCCTGGCGAAGGGGCAGTTGGTGCGCGAGATTGATGCGCTCGGCGGCCTGATGGGCCGCGTGACCGATCAATCGGGCATCCAATTCAAGATGCTCAACCTCGGCCGCGGCCCAGCCGTGCATTCGCCGCGGGCCCAGGCCGACCGCTGGCTCTACTCGCGCACGATGAAGCTCGCGCTCGAGAACCTGCCGAACCTGTGGCTGCGCCAGGCCAGCGTGTGCGGCCTGCTGGTCGAGGGCGGCCGCTGCGTGGGCGTGCGCGACAGAATGGGGGTCGCCTACCGCGCCCGCGCCACCGTGCTCACCACGGGCACGTTCCTCAACGGCATGGTGCACCTGGGCGATATCGAGGTGCCAGCCGGCCGCGCCGGCGAGCCGCCGGCGGTCGGGGTGTCGGACGACCTGCGCGCCCTGGGCTTCGAGGTGGAGCGCCTCACGACGAACACACCGCCCCGCCTGCACGGCGGCACGATTGACTACGCGGTGCTCCAGCCGCAGTACGGCGACCGGCCGCCGCGGCCCTTCTCGTTCTCGACCCGCGAGTTCCAGCGGCCCGATATTCCGTGCCACGTGGCCCACACGAACGAGCGGACGCACGAGATCGTGCGGGCCAGCGCCCATCTGTCGGCCGAAATGTCGGGCAGGGCCGCGGGCGCTGTGCCGCGCTACTGCCCGTCCATCGAGGCCAAAGTCGTCCGCTTCCCCGAGAAGACCTCGCACCAGCTCTTCCTGGAGCCCGAGGGCGAGCACACGCGCGAGGTGTATGCCAACGGCCTCTTCAACACGCTGCCGCCCGAGGCCCAGGTGGCCATGGTGCGGAGCATCCGCGGCCTCGAGCGGGCCGAGATCGTGCGCTTCGGCTACGGCATCGCCTACGACTTCGTGCCGCCCTACCAGCTCACGCCATCGCTGGAGACCCAGCGCCTGCCCGGCCTGTTCCTGGGCGGACAGATCAACGGGACATCGGGCTACGAGGAGGCGGCGGCCCAGGGCCTGATGGCCGGGCTCAACGCCGCCCTGGCCGCCCGGGGCGACGGGCCGCTCGTGCTCGGGCGCCACGAGGCCTATGTCGGCGTGCTCATTGACGACCTGGTGACCCTGTCTCCCCGCGAGCCGTATCGCATGTTCACCTCGCGCGCCGAGTACCGCCTGCTGCTTCGCCAGGACAACGCGGACCGCCGACTGATGCCGCATGCCCGGCGCCTCGGGCTGTGCGACGACGCGCTCTGGGGCGAGTTGCAGGCCAAGGAGCGCGCCATTGCCGAGGCACGCGCTTTCCTGGCCGCCCGATTCCACGACGGCCACTCGCTCGTCCAGTGGCTCCGGCGGCCTGGGATGACGCTAGCCGGAATCGAACGGTTCGCGCCCGAGGTGGCGGGGTTGGGCCTGACGGACGCCGCGCGCGAGCAGGTGGAGATCGAGGTGAAGTACGAGGGCTATATCGAGCGGCAGAAGATGGAGATCGAGCGACTGCGGAGCATGGAGTCCCGCATGATCCCCGACGCATTCGCCTACGAGACGCTCCACGAGTTGAGCGCCGAGGCTCGCGACAAGCTGACGCGGCTGCGGCCGGCCACGCTGGGCCAGGCGGCGCGCATCGCCGGCGTGTCGCCCGCCGACGTCGCGCTGCTGATGGTGCACGTCGAGCGGGCCTGCCGAGCGGAGGGCGGGGCGCGATGA
- a CDS encoding SAM-dependent chlorinase/fluorinase, giving the protein MSRRCITFLTDFGTADAYVGAMKGAALCVNPDACLVDISHEVPPQDIAWGAHLLAWAWRWFPSGTVHVAVVDPGVGSGRRILGAETAGQVFLAPDNGLLSPVLAQAPPRRLVSVTNASYFRNPVSATFHGRDVFAPVAAHVTLGVDLAELGPPVADPVRLEAGGPRRAGAGVIEGQVIHVDRFGNLITNITESDLDSLGVPRGTLRVGTAGRIIEGVSVSYTDASRGALLALVGSAGLLELAANCGSARQVVGAGVGEKVRVSR; this is encoded by the coding sequence ATGAGCCGACGTTGCATCACGTTTCTGACGGATTTCGGCACGGCCGACGCCTACGTGGGCGCGATGAAGGGTGCCGCTCTGTGTGTGAACCCCGACGCGTGCCTGGTGGACATCTCGCACGAGGTGCCGCCGCAGGATATCGCGTGGGGGGCGCACCTGCTGGCGTGGGCCTGGCGCTGGTTCCCGTCGGGCACCGTCCACGTAGCCGTCGTGGACCCCGGCGTCGGCAGCGGGCGCCGCATCCTGGGCGCGGAGACTGCCGGGCAGGTGTTCCTCGCGCCCGACAACGGCTTGCTGAGCCCCGTGCTCGCGCAGGCGCCGCCTCGGCGGCTGGTGAGCGTGACCAATGCCTCGTACTTCCGCAACCCCGTGAGTGCGACGTTCCACGGTCGGGACGTTTTCGCCCCGGTGGCGGCCCATGTCACGCTTGGGGTAGACCTTGCGGAGCTTGGCCCTCCTGTGGCCGACCCCGTGCGCCTGGAGGCTGGAGGCCCGCGACGCGCGGGCGCCGGCGTGATCGAAGGCCAAGTCATACACGTGGACCGATTCGGGAACCTGATCACGAACATCACCGAGAGCGATCTCGACAGCCTGGGCGTCCCTCGGGGAACCCTGCGCGTCGGGACCGCTGGGAGGATCATCGAGGGCGTCAGCGTCTCCTATACGGATGCTTCTCGCGGCGCGCTGCTTGCACTGGTGGGCAGCGCGGGGCTGTTGGAGCTGGCGGCCAACTGCGGGTCCGCACGGCAAGTGGTGGGGGCAGGAGTAGGGGAGAAGGTGAGAGTGAGCCGATGA
- a CDS encoding PDZ domain-containing protein encodes MRSRVILWALVIGAGAIVVGGCSGDSGSLRGEVSALQQENQQLREQVEKLSAELRPLRAKVDELDVGQRRLEGTLANARKDLEARVTDMVQQEVSGRRGERRFMPVAPPPARFEEKPYMGFDGQDIEPDVAKLLNLKTKTGVLVTDVREGSPAAVAGVAKNDVIVGIGDAEIKSFQNLKEALEGKKPNDVLTLTVLRGDEKLAVKITLGARRVRVDE; translated from the coding sequence GTGAGAAGCCGGGTCATTCTGTGGGCTCTTGTGATCGGCGCAGGGGCCATCGTCGTCGGCGGGTGTTCCGGTGACTCGGGCAGCCTGCGTGGCGAGGTGTCGGCCCTCCAGCAAGAGAACCAGCAGCTCAGGGAGCAGGTGGAGAAGCTGAGCGCCGAGCTGCGCCCCCTGCGGGCCAAGGTGGACGAACTGGACGTCGGCCAGCGCCGGCTGGAGGGGACTCTGGCCAACGCGCGAAAGGACTTGGAGGCCCGGGTGACCGACATGGTGCAGCAGGAGGTCAGCGGCCGCCGCGGCGAGCGGCGGTTCATGCCCGTGGCGCCGCCGCCGGCGCGCTTCGAGGAGAAGCCCTACATGGGCTTCGACGGGCAAGACATCGAGCCCGACGTGGCCAAGTTGCTGAATCTCAAGACGAAGACCGGCGTGCTGGTCACCGATGTGCGCGAGGGCTCTCCCGCCGCCGTGGCCGGCGTGGCGAAGAACGACGTGATCGTGGGCATCGGCGACGCCGAGATCAAGAGCTTCCAGAATCTCAAGGAGGCGCTGGAAGGCAAGAAGCCGAACGATGTGCTGACGCTCACGGTGCTCCGCGGCGACGAGAAGCTGGCGGTGAAGATCACCCTCGGCGCGCGCCGCGTGCGGGTGGATGAGTAG